In one window of bacterium DNA:
- the holA gene encoding DNA polymerase III subunit delta: MIFALVGEEALLLRRALDKLLAERVDPAAKDFNFDVLEGPEVETRKLADLAGLLPVMAARRVILVRNAHALRKGEMEGLTELLPKIPETTDVILSADKADMRTSFWQKVGKAGKLREFKPLDAREAPQWVAEEAREAEYSIDFQASQWLVQAVGNDLSALQSALEKIYLLKGQDKKIVLADVEACVTAVSWRSIFDLTDAVAARNLERALRLFRKMETSGESPIALLALLARHFRILSKVKEGDAGGVPPFFLREYQRQAAVFDVSGLERRREKIFQADWALKSSPIDNNLLFERLLMELCR; the protein is encoded by the coding sequence ATGATTTTCGCACTGGTCGGTGAAGAAGCCCTCCTCCTTCGAAGAGCCCTGGACAAGCTCCTCGCGGAGCGCGTCGATCCGGCCGCCAAAGACTTCAATTTCGACGTCCTGGAAGGCCCCGAGGTCGAGACGCGGAAATTGGCCGATCTGGCCGGGCTTCTGCCGGTGATGGCCGCCCGGCGCGTGATTCTCGTCCGGAACGCTCACGCCCTGAGAAAAGGGGAGATGGAGGGCCTGACGGAGCTCCTGCCGAAGATCCCCGAGACGACCGACGTGATTTTGAGCGCCGACAAGGCCGACATGCGGACGTCGTTTTGGCAGAAGGTGGGAAAGGCCGGCAAACTGCGCGAGTTCAAGCCGCTGGATGCGCGCGAGGCCCCTCAATGGGTCGCGGAGGAGGCGCGGGAGGCGGAATATTCGATCGACTTTCAGGCCTCCCAGTGGCTCGTCCAGGCGGTGGGCAACGACCTCTCGGCCCTTCAGTCGGCCCTCGAAAAGATTTATCTGCTGAAGGGCCAAGACAAGAAGATCGTCCTGGCCGACGTCGAGGCCTGCGTGACGGCAGTTTCGTGGAGGTCGATCTTCGATCTGACCGACGCCGTCGCTGCGCGGAATCTCGAGCGGGCTCTGAGGCTGTTTCGCAAGATGGAGACGTCCGGGGAGTCTCCGATCGCCCTCCTGGCCCTGCTCGCGAGGCACTTCCGGATCTTGAGCAAGGTCAAGGAAGGGGACGCGGGAGGCGTGCCGCCGTTCTTTCTTAGGGAATACCAGAGACAAGCGGCGGTCTTCGACGTCTCCGGCCTCGAACGGAGGCGGGAAAAGATCTTTCAAGCCGACTGGGCGCTCAAGAGCTCGCCGATCGACAATAATCTGCTGTTCGAGCGGTTGTTGATGGAACTCTGCCGGTAG